A stretch of the Fundidesulfovibrio soli genome encodes the following:
- a CDS encoding GAF domain-containing protein: MSEKECTFYRTLYEVAKVINSSLEPATVLAGIVEQTARALEAKACTIRLLDRKGLTLLASAAWGLSAGYLRKGPIEVAKSGLDQEVLAGKPVQVKDVRSDTRFQYPEAARKEDIASVLVLPLTVGAKPIGVMRVYSNTVRDFTPVEVDFASAIANLSAIAIENARLHQALKTDYELLAETTYAIHDL; the protein is encoded by the coding sequence ATGAGCGAAAAGGAATGCACATTCTACCGCACGCTGTACGAAGTGGCCAAGGTCATCAACTCCAGCCTGGAGCCGGCCACCGTTCTGGCGGGCATCGTTGAGCAGACCGCCCGGGCCCTGGAGGCCAAGGCCTGCACCATCCGCCTGCTGGACCGCAAGGGCTTGACCCTGCTGGCCAGCGCTGCCTGGGGCCTCTCGGCTGGCTACCTGCGCAAGGGGCCCATCGAGGTGGCCAAGAGCGGGCTGGACCAGGAGGTGCTGGCGGGCAAGCCCGTCCAGGTGAAGGATGTACGCAGCGACACCCGCTTCCAGTACCCCGAGGCGGCCCGCAAGGAGGACATCGCCTCCGTGCTGGTGCTGCCCCTCACCGTGGGGGCCAAGCCCATCGGCGTGATGCGCGTCTATTCCAACACCGTGCGGGACTTCACCCCCGTCGAGGTGGACTTCGCCTCGGCCATCGCCAACCTGAGCGCCATCGCCATCGAGAACGCCAGGCTGCACCAGGCCCTCAAGACCGACTACGAGCTCCTGGCCGAAACCACCTACGCCATCCACGACCTGTAA
- a CDS encoding DUF6976 family protein, producing MLQDIMTVAETAKLIAAGKVLLLAGDEAALRQLPKGNWIGGTIPYFISHTEGGLATRERIFVTDVTGVVQSVEIVERDANGLAKVYAEGPQEGFSVVIIPALSKAHLSFALNAPNYRDFGVRPLIGWISGVHLDDLGKVTPKVFNGVTGNVLEEGAVVLQATLSPGKVAEVGIVNLFEQGGGDILTFPADGFSAKEVLVNGEKRNFAAYIVKNKLDTRLPLVADYYGALVNISFQGIDEVEGEVKFYAPVFTGIRYKHAKPVADYGEAFKACLENKCQLSEDRVVFSCNCILNYLYSGLEGKKTDPFAGPITFGEIAYQLLNQTLVYLEVHDV from the coding sequence ATGTTACAGGACATCATGACCGTAGCGGAGACCGCGAAACTCATCGCGGCGGGTAAAGTCCTCCTCCTGGCGGGCGACGAAGCCGCGTTGCGCCAGCTGCCCAAGGGCAACTGGATCGGCGGCACCATCCCATACTTCATCTCCCACACCGAAGGGGGGCTGGCCACGCGCGAGCGCATCTTCGTCACGGACGTCACCGGCGTGGTGCAGAGCGTCGAGATAGTGGAACGGGACGCCAACGGCCTGGCCAAGGTCTACGCCGAGGGCCCGCAGGAAGGCTTCAGCGTCGTGATCATCCCGGCCCTGAGCAAGGCTCACCTGTCCTTCGCGCTCAACGCGCCCAACTACAGGGATTTCGGCGTGCGCCCGCTCATCGGCTGGATCTCCGGCGTGCACCTGGACGACCTGGGCAAGGTGACCCCCAAGGTCTTCAACGGCGTGACCGGCAACGTGCTGGAGGAAGGGGCCGTGGTGCTTCAGGCTACCCTCAGTCCCGGCAAGGTGGCCGAGGTGGGCATCGTGAACCTGTTCGAGCAGGGCGGGGGCGACATTTTGACCTTCCCGGCGGACGGATTCTCGGCCAAGGAGGTGCTGGTCAACGGCGAGAAGCGCAACTTCGCGGCCTACATCGTGAAGAACAAGCTGGACACGCGCCTGCCGCTGGTCGCGGACTACTACGGGGCCCTGGTGAACATCAGCTTCCAGGGCATCGACGAGGTGGAGGGCGAGGTGAAATTCTACGCCCCCGTGTTCACCGGCATACGCTACAAGCACGCCAAGCCCGTGGCCGACTACGGCGAGGCCTTCAAGGCCTGCCTGGAGAACAAGTGCCAGCTCTCGGAAGACCGGGTGGTGTTCTCCTGCAACTGCATCCTGAACTATCTGTACTCGGGGCTGGAGGGTAAAAAGACAGACCCGTTTGCCGGGCCCATCACCTTCGGCGAGATAGCCTACCAGTTGCTCAACCAGACCCTGGTCTACCTCGAGGTGCACGACGTCTGA
- the gap gene encoding type I glyceraldehyde-3-phosphate dehydrogenase, whose product MKKVRIAINGFGRIGRQVLKAVLERHRNTMEIVAINDLFDVATNTHLLCYDTNYGRLSVDASVVDGNMVVGDWKIRNYAERDPKQLPWGDLDVDVVVESTGIFRTGPQAQVHRDCGAKKVIITSPAKQEDITVVLGVNEHAYDPAKHHIISNASCTTNCLAPVAQVVHESFGIVRGMMTTVHSYTNDQRILDLPHKDLRRARAAGQNIIPTSTGAAEAVALVIPELKGKFSGFSLRVPTPTVSVVDFVVDLERETTTEELRARLKEAATGRLSGILDFSEKPLVSSDFKGDPHSSIVDAEYTTVQNGTLAKIISWYDNEWGYSCRVADLIDYMAKAGL is encoded by the coding sequence ATGAAGAAAGTGCGCATCGCCATCAACGGCTTCGGCCGCATCGGGCGCCAGGTGCTCAAGGCCGTGCTGGAACGCCACAGGAACACCATGGAGATCGTGGCCATCAACGACCTCTTCGACGTGGCCACCAACACCCACCTGCTCTGCTACGACACAAACTACGGCCGCCTGAGCGTGGACGCCTCCGTGGTGGACGGCAACATGGTGGTGGGGGACTGGAAGATCCGCAACTACGCCGAGCGCGACCCCAAGCAGCTGCCCTGGGGCGACCTGGACGTGGACGTGGTGGTGGAGTCCACCGGCATCTTCCGCACCGGCCCGCAGGCCCAGGTGCACCGCGACTGCGGGGCCAAGAAGGTCATCATCACCTCCCCGGCCAAGCAGGAGGACATAACCGTCGTGCTGGGCGTCAACGAGCACGCCTACGACCCGGCCAAGCACCACATCATCTCCAACGCCTCCTGCACCACCAACTGCCTGGCCCCCGTGGCCCAGGTGGTTCACGAGAGCTTCGGCATCGTCCGGGGCATGATGACCACCGTGCACTCCTACACCAACGACCAGCGCATCCTGGACCTGCCCCACAAGGACCTGCGCCGCGCCCGCGCCGCGGGCCAGAACATCATCCCCACCTCCACGGGGGCGGCCGAGGCCGTGGCCCTGGTCATCCCGGAGCTCAAGGGCAAGTTCAGCGGCTTCAGCCTGCGCGTGCCCACGCCCACCGTCTCCGTGGTGGACTTCGTGGTGGACCTGGAGCGCGAGACCACCACCGAGGAGCTGCGCGCCAGGCTCAAGGAGGCCGCCACCGGCCGCCTGAGCGGCATACTGGACTTCAGCGAGAAGCCCCTGGTCTCCTCCGACTTCAAGGGCGACCCCCACTCCAGCATCGTGGACGCCGAGTACACCACGGTGCAGAACGGCACCCTGGCCAAGATCATCTCCTGGTACGACAACGAGTGGGGCTACTCCTGCCGCGTGGCCGACCTGATCGACTACATGGCCAAGGCCGGCCTCTAG
- a CDS encoding aspartate:alanine exchanger family transporter: MTIDLAALLLEQPMLLFFVVLACGYGLSRVSLWHIQLSAPVGVMVAGMVFGHYGFQAPPMLQEIGFILFIYSIGITAGPRFFNIFLADGPRYMALTVTVGLLAAGTAYGLGHVFGFSSPTAAGLMAGTLTSSPTLAAAQEALRQADPNSGPALVRMGSAYPLAYMVGLFSVLALMRYAPMLLRVDLAQEAMSLSRERRYREDTLDTQEQASPPPQLRAFEVRRAEVAGHSFESSDLCRGGHCVLQAVKREGAVFQPEPGMALAEGDVVALSVPVDRVPLMADRIGPEVIDLDLLSDSIDTVDIIIANDDAAGRSLGELTVIPRQGCTPTRLVRSHIPIAPRPEIVLEKGDLLTVAGLRHRLDAVVKALGFVERTVIETDLIAFVIGVALGLGLGAVKFKLGDVTVGLGQAGGLLVMGLIFGYSRSISPTFGRVPPAARWIISELGLMFFMACVGLKAGQGVLEAMLTMGPELLISGAAIAAVSLFGGVAFGRLVLRMNYALLFGAMAGAMTSTPGLKVVTQAARSTLPSLGYAGTYTLANVLLTLLGALLVRL; encoded by the coding sequence ATGACCATCGACCTAGCCGCGCTTCTTCTTGAGCAGCCCATGCTGCTCTTCTTCGTCGTTCTGGCCTGCGGCTACGGCCTGAGCCGGGTATCGCTGTGGCATATCCAGCTCTCCGCCCCGGTGGGGGTCATGGTGGCGGGCATGGTCTTCGGCCACTACGGCTTCCAGGCCCCGCCCATGCTCCAGGAGATCGGCTTCATCCTGTTCATCTACTCCATCGGCATCACGGCCGGGCCGCGCTTCTTCAACATCTTCCTGGCAGACGGGCCGCGCTACATGGCCCTCACTGTCACGGTGGGCCTGCTGGCCGCGGGCACGGCCTACGGCCTGGGGCATGTGTTCGGCTTCTCCTCCCCCACGGCGGCGGGCCTGATGGCGGGCACGCTTACCAGCTCCCCCACCCTTGCCGCCGCGCAAGAGGCACTGCGCCAGGCCGACCCCAACTCCGGCCCGGCCCTGGTGCGCATGGGCTCGGCCTATCCCCTGGCCTACATGGTGGGCCTGTTCAGCGTGCTGGCCCTGATGCGCTACGCGCCCATGCTCCTGCGGGTGGACCTTGCCCAGGAGGCCATGTCCCTCTCCCGGGAGCGGCGCTACCGCGAGGACACCCTCGATACCCAGGAGCAGGCCTCCCCCCCGCCGCAGTTGCGCGCCTTCGAGGTGCGCCGCGCAGAGGTGGCGGGCCACTCCTTCGAGAGCTCCGACCTTTGCCGGGGCGGGCACTGCGTGCTCCAGGCAGTGAAGCGCGAGGGCGCGGTGTTCCAGCCCGAGCCGGGCATGGCCCTGGCCGAGGGCGACGTGGTGGCCCTCTCCGTCCCGGTGGACCGCGTGCCCCTCATGGCCGATCGCATCGGGCCCGAGGTCATCGACCTGGACCTGCTCTCGGACTCCATCGACACCGTGGACATCATCATCGCCAACGACGACGCCGCGGGGCGCAGCCTGGGCGAGCTCACGGTGATCCCCCGCCAGGGCTGCACGCCCACGCGCCTGGTGCGCTCGCACATCCCCATCGCGCCCAGGCCCGAGATCGTGCTGGAAAAGGGCGACCTGCTCACCGTGGCCGGGCTGCGCCACCGCCTGGACGCGGTGGTCAAGGCCCTGGGCTTCGTGGAGCGCACCGTCATCGAGACGGACCTCATCGCCTTCGTGATCGGCGTGGCCCTGGGCCTGGGCCTGGGGGCGGTGAAGTTCAAGCTTGGCGACGTGACGGTGGGGCTGGGGCAGGCCGGGGGGCTTCTGGTGATGGGCCTGATCTTCGGCTATTCGCGCTCGATCTCTCCCACGTTCGGGCGGGTGCCCCCGGCGGCCAGATGGATCATCTCGGAGCTGGGGCTGATGTTCTTCATGGCCTGCGTGGGCCTCAAGGCGGGCCAGGGCGTGCTGGAGGCCATGCTGACCATGGGGCCGGAGCTGCTCATCAGCGGCGCGGCCATCGCGGCGGTGAGCCTGTTCGGCGGGGTGGCCTTCGGGCGCCTGGTGCTGCGCATGAACTACGCCCTGCTCTTCGGGGCAATGGCCGGGGCCATGACCTCCACGCCCGGGCTCAAGGTGGTCACGCAGGCGGCGCGCAGCACCCTGCCCTCGCTGGGCTACGCGGGCACCTACACGCTGGCCAACGTCCTGCTGACCCTGCTGGGCGCGCTGCTGGTGCGGCTGTAG
- a CDS encoding sigma-54-dependent transcriptional regulator — protein sequence MHETISSDAILVVDDESHFAKGVARLIQKGFPEHPVLVRTNTEEALETLQERPCALLLTDVRMPGQDGFALLERALALEPALTVVMLSGYGSVEVAVKALKSGAYDFLTKPVDQDVLYRAVAKALDRAALSRENRRLKAAVDAGSAGQRLIGESPAMRQLREEIEAVASNDYTVLILGESGSGKELVARTIHRLSRRGRAGMVSLNCTAVPEQIIESELFGHVRGAFTGAVKARQGLFTAADGSSLLLDEIGDMPLTVQPKLLRALQEREVRPVGGSENIRVDVRILASTNLNLEARIASGEFREDLYYRLNVLTVRVPSLRERPKDVGLLAMHFLGRTCAELDTGEKEFTPDALDFLGSRHWPGNVRELLNFVRRAAVFSSGPVITETQVRLLDAQVRAPGAGCGVATGLAPYVEAKERVVDDFTRAYVLKLMERTKGNVSQAARLSGLERVSVQKILKRLGIDPAGFRPPGEPAE from the coding sequence ATGCATGAGACCATTTCCAGCGACGCCATCCTCGTGGTGGACGACGAGAGCCATTTCGCCAAGGGCGTGGCCCGGCTGATCCAGAAGGGCTTCCCGGAGCACCCCGTGCTGGTGCGCACCAACACCGAGGAGGCCCTGGAGACCCTGCAGGAGCGCCCCTGCGCCCTGCTGCTCACCGACGTGCGCATGCCCGGGCAGGACGGCTTCGCCCTGCTGGAGCGCGCCCTGGCCCTGGAGCCAGCCCTGACCGTGGTGATGCTCTCGGGCTACGGCAGCGTGGAGGTGGCGGTGAAGGCCCTGAAAAGCGGAGCCTACGACTTCCTGACCAAGCCCGTGGATCAGGACGTGCTCTACCGCGCCGTGGCCAAGGCCCTGGACCGGGCCGCCCTGTCCCGCGAGAACAGGCGGCTCAAGGCCGCGGTGGACGCAGGCTCCGCCGGGCAGCGCCTCATCGGGGAGAGCCCGGCCATGCGGCAGCTTCGCGAGGAGATCGAGGCCGTGGCCTCCAACGACTACACGGTGCTCATCCTGGGCGAATCCGGCTCCGGCAAGGAGCTGGTGGCCCGCACCATCCACCGCCTGAGCAGGCGGGGCCGGGCCGGGATGGTCAGCCTTAACTGCACGGCCGTGCCCGAGCAGATCATCGAGAGCGAGCTTTTCGGCCACGTGCGCGGGGCCTTCACCGGCGCGGTCAAGGCCCGGCAGGGGCTGTTCACCGCCGCAGACGGATCGAGCCTGCTGCTCGACGAGATAGGCGACATGCCCCTCACCGTGCAGCCCAAGCTGCTGCGCGCCCTGCAGGAGCGGGAGGTGCGCCCTGTGGGCGGCAGCGAGAACATCCGGGTGGACGTGCGCATCCTGGCTTCCACCAACCTGAACCTGGAGGCGCGCATAGCCTCCGGCGAGTTCCGCGAGGACCTCTACTACCGCCTGAACGTGCTCACAGTGCGGGTGCCTTCGCTGCGGGAGCGGCCCAAGGACGTGGGCCTCCTGGCCATGCACTTCCTGGGGCGCACCTGCGCCGAGCTGGATACTGGTGAGAAGGAGTTCACCCCGGACGCGCTGGACTTCCTGGGGTCGCGCCACTGGCCGGGCAACGTGCGGGAGCTCTTGAACTTCGTGAGGCGGGCGGCGGTGTTTTCGTCGGGGCCGGTGATCACCGAGACGCAGGTGCGGCTCCTGGACGCCCAGGTGCGCGCCCCGGGAGCAGGGTGCGGCGTGGCGACGGGGCTCGCGCCCTACGTGGAGGCCAAGGAGAGGGTGGTGGACGACTTCACCCGTGCCTACGTGCTCAAGCTCATGGAGCGCACCAAGGGCAACGTGTCCCAGGCGGCGCGGCTCTCCGGGCTGGAGCGCGTCTCCGTGCAGAAGATCCTCAAACGCCTGGGCATCGACCCGGCCGGGTTCCGCCCGCCGGGGGAGCCGGCGGAGTAG
- a CDS encoding YeiH family protein has translation MEERGFLGKLAAIVPGLAMMVLTLYLLKQVVEPWLAGVAVFGQKGYITKSIGLNYVLMSILVGMAYRNLLFRGRIPDWAAEGFRTTRLFIKTGVIMLGSLYTIQSLAKVGGLAIALIVAFVFGTIFFVMWMGKKLGMDRSMVGVMGAACGVCGVSAAIATSPGVKAKPAEVALAIATILGFGIMSMFITPPIGRALGLSDYQFGAWVGTGILNSGQVLATCLSFNPAIAPGTAVAYGEIWNVVRVISIPFVVFFITLWYWRGEAKEEHMSLWGILKSKFPIFVLGFFGMTALSSFDMLGKEGSETLHMLRDWMAWIFGIGMVGLGAYIDFGEIKKAGGAPLKIGVAAGTLKLVLSLVIILLFIGKEASF, from the coding sequence ATGGAAGAGAGAGGTTTTCTGGGGAAATTGGCGGCCATAGTGCCCGGCCTGGCCATGATGGTCCTGACGCTGTATCTGCTCAAGCAGGTTGTGGAACCCTGGCTGGCCGGGGTGGCAGTGTTCGGGCAGAAGGGCTACATAACCAAGTCCATCGGGCTCAACTACGTGCTCATGTCCATCCTGGTGGGCATGGCCTACCGCAACCTGCTGTTCAGGGGCCGCATCCCCGACTGGGCGGCCGAGGGCTTCCGCACCACCCGCCTGTTCATCAAAACGGGCGTCATCATGCTGGGCTCGCTCTACACCATCCAGAGCCTGGCCAAGGTCGGCGGCTTGGCCATCGCGCTCATCGTGGCCTTCGTGTTCGGCACCATCTTCTTCGTGATGTGGATGGGCAAGAAGCTCGGCATGGACCGCTCCATGGTGGGCGTCATGGGCGCGGCCTGCGGCGTGTGCGGCGTCTCCGCCGCCATCGCCACCAGCCCCGGCGTCAAGGCCAAGCCCGCCGAGGTGGCCCTGGCCATCGCCACCATCCTGGGCTTCGGCATCATGTCCATGTTCATCACGCCGCCCATCGGGCGCGCCCTGGGCCTCTCGGACTACCAGTTCGGCGCCTGGGTCGGCACCGGCATCCTGAACTCCGGCCAGGTGCTGGCCACCTGCCTGTCCTTCAACCCGGCCATCGCTCCGGGCACCGCCGTGGCCTACGGCGAAATCTGGAACGTGGTGCGCGTCATCTCCATCCCCTTCGTGGTCTTCTTCATCACGCTCTGGTACTGGCGCGGCGAAGCCAAGGAAGAGCACATGAGCCTGTGGGGCATCCTGAAGTCCAAATTCCCCATCTTCGTGCTGGGCTTCTTCGGCATGACGGCCCTTTCCTCCTTCGACATGCTCGGCAAGGAAGGCTCCGAGACGCTGCACATGCTGCGCGACTGGATGGCCTGGATCTTCGGCATCGGCATGGTGGGCCTGGGCGCCTACATCGACTTCGGCGAGATCAAGAAGGCGGGCGGCGCCCCCCTCAAGATCGGCGTGGCCGCCGGCACCCTCAAGCTGGTGCTCTCGCTTGTCATCATCTTGCTGTTCATCGGCAAGGAAGCCTCGTTCTAA
- a CDS encoding biotin/lipoyl-binding protein, with product MSAEDKKKALTVFKTDRHEDVAACFFAGLAVVIVLSYMAFFLPSVTIKAPVDGKLTEIKVKVGDTIAEGQPLYVYETKKKKFVQGQMQETAVTETFKSKTPGKVLSLKLAAGEAFKKGNGLLVVEHVKGTLP from the coding sequence ATGTCCGCCGAAGATAAGAAGAAAGCACTCACCGTATTCAAGACCGACAGGCACGAGGACGTGGCCGCCTGCTTCTTCGCAGGCCTGGCCGTGGTGATCGTGCTCAGCTATATGGCCTTCTTCCTGCCCTCCGTGACCATCAAGGCCCCGGTGGACGGCAAGCTGACTGAGATCAAGGTCAAGGTCGGCGACACCATAGCGGAAGGCCAGCCACTCTACGTCTACGAAACCAAGAAGAAGAAGTTCGTCCAGGGACAGATGCAGGAAACCGCCGTCACGGAGACGTTCAAGTCCAAGACTCCGGGCAAGGTGCTCTCCCTGAAGCTGGCCGCTGGTGAGGCGTTCAAGAAGGGCAATGGACTGCTGGTTGTCGAACACGTCAAGGGGACGCTGCCCTAA
- a CDS encoding c-type heme family protein, which yields MKQARLQTRLSLRLLAVLLGIGLVFGLSLNHYLRVLLETEVSDKASIVLSNVVAIQSYVRETLRPTMYGVLPPESFVIEAMSTSYVTRRVMSDYNAAKESFIYRRVALDPRNPEYGADERESELIAHFRDNPQETQISRYYRKNGEEFFIMARPVTFDESCLSCHGKPEDAPRVLLDRYGSERGFGRKDGEIAGLDSITMPVEAEAGAINRAMVNFILFFAFGTMLIMGLNHFFFDRMMVLNIGRLAAAMRSRFPAEAGRALDGPKRDGSDEIEGMVEDMERFADHLRDAREQLRDYAANLEAKVDERTAEARQEAQARQADVKLFLYVLELFAKGEDRNALLDKALAAAARRFGAIAAEFVCFYSMNARVWPADCSMPALESAMRTPLLDGEGVFLGREAMVPVQSASAVRGALCLRFGSDAQLPPQEREVLGAMGRQLGMALENLEAMESLLRRKAVLESIFEGIADPLFLLGPTGEVLHANESALKLLEECRALEAPSPGGEPGEGTLGLPALAAQVSGAVDAGEGGAPSIESEALLPGGRSLRLRAYPVSGLAGSGRAIVYARDNTVEKTMLAKLQQSEKATAVGMLAAGMAHEINNPLGVILCYARILWDDGQSPQAPDLDIIIRHTLQARKVLEDLLRFARPKPESLEDVNLADAVEFLARVFRGKASRANLSIVTDLPPDLPPVRANSSSLEQILTNLMLNAMDALEEQGQEEPGLIHVSARTGPDGSEVLLTVRDNGPGIPPDYAGRIFDPFFTTKNVGKGTGLGLSVVYGLVRDLGGHIDVRSEGGAVFTVGLPVSKDIADA from the coding sequence GTGAAACAGGCCAGACTCCAGACCCGTCTCTCCCTGCGGCTGCTGGCCGTGCTGCTGGGCATCGGCCTGGTGTTCGGCCTTTCGCTCAACCACTACCTGCGCGTGCTGCTGGAGACCGAGGTCTCCGACAAAGCCAGCATCGTGCTCTCCAACGTGGTGGCCATCCAGTCCTACGTGCGCGAGACCCTTCGCCCCACCATGTACGGCGTGCTGCCGCCCGAATCCTTCGTGATCGAGGCCATGTCCACATCCTATGTGACCCGCAGGGTCATGTCGGACTACAACGCCGCCAAGGAGTCCTTCATCTACCGCCGGGTGGCCCTGGACCCCCGCAACCCCGAATACGGGGCCGACGAGCGGGAGAGCGAACTCATCGCCCACTTCCGGGACAACCCGCAGGAGACCCAGATCAGCCGCTATTACCGGAAGAACGGCGAGGAATTCTTCATCATGGCCCGGCCCGTGACCTTCGACGAATCCTGCCTGTCCTGCCACGGCAAGCCCGAGGACGCCCCGCGCGTTCTTCTGGATCGCTACGGATCGGAGCGGGGTTTCGGCCGCAAGGACGGCGAGATCGCTGGCCTGGACAGCATCACTATGCCCGTGGAGGCCGAAGCCGGGGCCATCAACCGGGCCATGGTGAACTTCATCCTGTTCTTCGCGTTCGGCACCATGCTGATCATGGGCCTGAACCACTTCTTTTTCGACAGGATGATGGTGCTCAACATAGGCAGGCTGGCCGCCGCCATGCGCTCCAGGTTCCCCGCCGAGGCAGGGCGCGCGCTGGACGGCCCTAAGCGCGACGGGAGCGACGAGATCGAGGGCATGGTGGAGGACATGGAGCGCTTCGCCGACCACCTGCGCGATGCCCGCGAGCAGCTGCGCGACTACGCCGCCAACCTGGAGGCCAAGGTGGACGAACGCACAGCCGAAGCCCGCCAGGAGGCCCAGGCCCGCCAGGCCGACGTCAAACTGTTCCTGTATGTGCTGGAGCTTTTCGCCAAAGGCGAGGACCGCAACGCCCTGCTGGACAAGGCCCTGGCGGCCGCCGCGCGGCGCTTCGGCGCGATCGCGGCGGAGTTCGTCTGCTTCTATTCCATGAACGCCCGCGTCTGGCCCGCGGACTGCTCGATGCCCGCCCTGGAGAGCGCCATGCGCACGCCCCTGCTGGACGGGGAGGGCGTCTTCCTCGGGCGGGAGGCCATGGTGCCCGTGCAGTCCGCCAGCGCGGTGCGCGGCGCGTTGTGCCTGCGCTTCGGCTCGGATGCCCAGCTGCCCCCGCAGGAGCGCGAGGTGCTCGGGGCCATGGGCAGGCAGTTGGGCATGGCCCTGGAGAACCTGGAGGCCATGGAGAGCCTGCTCAGGCGCAAGGCCGTGCTGGAGTCAATCTTCGAGGGCATCGCGGACCCGCTGTTCCTGCTTGGCCCCACCGGCGAAGTGCTCCACGCCAACGAGAGCGCCCTCAAACTCCTGGAGGAGTGCCGTGCCCTCGAGGCCCCGTCGCCCGGCGGGGAGCCGGGGGAGGGGACCCTGGGCCTGCCCGCCCTGGCCGCCCAGGTTTCGGGCGCCGTCGACGCCGGCGAGGGCGGGGCGCCCTCCATCGAGAGCGAAGCCTTGCTGCCCGGCGGGCGCTCCCTCCGCCTGCGGGCCTACCCGGTGAGCGGGCTGGCCGGGAGCGGCCGGGCCATCGTCTACGCCCGGGACAACACCGTGGAAAAGACCATGCTGGCCAAGCTCCAGCAGAGCGAGAAGGCCACGGCCGTGGGCATGCTGGCAGCCGGCATGGCGCACGAGATCAACAACCCCCTGGGCGTGATCCTGTGCTACGCGCGCATCCTCTGGGACGACGGCCAGAGCCCCCAGGCCCCCGACCTGGACATCATCATCCGCCACACCCTGCAGGCCCGCAAGGTGCTCGAGGATCTGCTGCGCTTCGCCCGGCCCAAGCCCGAGTCCCTGGAGGACGTCAACCTGGCCGACGCGGTGGAGTTCCTGGCCCGGGTGTTCAGGGGCAAGGCCAGCCGGGCCAACCTCTCCATCGTCACGGACCTCCCGCCGGATCTGCCACCGGTGCGGGCCAACAGCTCCTCCCTGGAGCAGATACTCACCAACCTCATGCTCAACGCCATGGACGCCCTGGAGGAACAGGGCCAGGAGGAGCCGGGGCTCATCCACGTGAGCGCGCGCACCGGGCCGGACGGCTCCGAGGTGCTGCTCACCGTTCGCGACAACGGGCCGGGCATCCCCCCCGATTACGCGGGCCGCATATTCGACCCCTTCTTCACCACCAAGAACGTGGGCAAAGGCACGGGCCTGGGCCTTTCCGTGGTCTACGGCCTCGTGCGGGACCTGGGCGGGCACATCGATGTGCGCAGCGAGGGCGGGGCGGTGTTCACCGTGGGCCTGCCCGTATCCAAGGACATCGCAGATGCATGA
- a CDS encoding universal stress protein, whose protein sequence is MRILLALDESTRAIDEAVKLAAERGAGLTALFVQDATWHDYLGSDWLSGSNARGGYIEWAAEHDMREAAGLPEMLRERTKGIDFELKVASGRVPEEILKELASGAYDLLVMAQPFRRGLEVLRDTAAGLVPRLPCSLYLVRAQDG, encoded by the coding sequence ATGCGCATCCTCCTGGCGTTGGACGAATCGACCAGGGCCATTGACGAGGCCGTGAAGCTCGCCGCCGAACGCGGGGCGGGCCTCACGGCCCTGTTCGTGCAGGACGCCACTTGGCACGACTACCTCGGCAGCGACTGGCTCTCCGGCTCCAACGCGCGCGGCGGCTACATCGAGTGGGCCGCCGAGCACGACATGCGGGAAGCTGCCGGGCTGCCCGAAATGTTGCGCGAGAGGACGAAAGGCATCGACTTCGAGCTGAAGGTGGCCTCAGGGCGCGTGCCCGAGGAGATCCTCAAGGAGCTGGCCTCGGGAGCGTACGACCTGCTGGTCATGGCCCAGCCTTTCAGGCGCGGTCTGGAGGTGTTGCGCGACACCGCGGCCGGGCTCGTCCCCAGGCTGCCCTGCTCGCTGTACCTCGTGCGGGCGCAGGACGGCTGA